In Caproiciproducens sp. NJN-50, the following are encoded in one genomic region:
- a CDS encoding phosphatase PAP2 family protein, which yields MRRKTSLLPANPLQWLILILSALFVTVAVVPSHLWVSLWKAVQARLFWVLMLAFFCILALSFVWTSWESADIRLFQLFNGKGGRPGWLDLSMLVVTQLGNGLFAYLAAFIFYMHSQKLFSYELAVGNIFLWLIVEILKLFFHRKRPYNALTQIRIVGIRERGASFPSGHTSQAFFMASLVSNYFILGQGIKISFYLIALCVGITRMYVGMHFPRDILGGAVLGTSWGMLCMILIGNWHL from the coding sequence ATGAGAAGAAAAACCAGTCTGTTGCCTGCGAACCCTCTTCAATGGCTTATTCTGATCTTATCGGCACTTTTCGTCACCGTTGCCGTTGTGCCCAGCCACCTTTGGGTATCGCTTTGGAAGGCGGTCCAAGCCAGATTATTCTGGGTTCTTATGCTTGCCTTTTTTTGCATTCTGGCGCTTTCGTTCGTCTGGACATCATGGGAATCGGCGGATATCCGGCTGTTTCAGCTATTCAACGGGAAAGGCGGCAGACCCGGCTGGCTCGATCTGTCAATGCTGGTTGTTACGCAGCTGGGCAACGGCCTTTTTGCTTATCTGGCAGCTTTCATTTTTTATATGCACTCCCAAAAACTTTTTTCATATGAATTGGCGGTTGGAAATATCTTCTTATGGCTGATCGTGGAAATACTGAAACTATTTTTTCACAGGAAGCGGCCGTACAATGCGTTGACGCAGATCCGCATTGTGGGCATAAGGGAAAGAGGCGCATCGTTTCCAAGCGGTCACACAAGCCAGGCCTTTTTCATGGCGTCCCTGGTTTCCAATTACTTCATTTTAGGCCAGGGGATTAAGATATCATTCTACTTGATCGCTTTATGCGTTGGCATAACCCGCATGTACGTGGGAATGCATTTCCCGCGAGACATTCTGGGAGGCGCGGTTCTGGGTACTTCCTGGGGCATGTTGTGCATGATCCTCATCGGCAATTGGCATTTGTAA
- a CDS encoding diacylglycerol/lipid kinase family protein, whose product MTKLIFNPYSGNRKQSAEQLMEVESGLQQSGSLFETYFTEPDGNLGEMIHDAFIRGIRRFTVCGGDGTVSSVARELNGYGAILNIIPKGTQNNIAYSLKIPFDLDSAMRLSNSGQAETVDIGLLTSGKKYFSFLEVCSIGLISSVFSSADAIQHGNFLRISDFISKLAKTKPAQFHMLVDDKYQLNGTAYCIVVSSMPYIFRHYEVGPAHAYRDGLLDVSVFTDMTKLDLAGCAIKINSLEDERIQRFCSKKIELDTFPDLPVMADGVDLDLGHIKIEAQRSSFQVITGYK is encoded by the coding sequence ATGACCAAATTGATTTTTAATCCCTACTCGGGAAACAGGAAACAATCTGCTGAACAATTGATGGAAGTTGAATCGGGCCTTCAGCAATCCGGCTCCCTTTTTGAAACATATTTCACGGAGCCGGACGGTAATCTCGGCGAAATGATCCATGACGCCTTCATAAGAGGCATTCGTCGTTTCACAGTGTGCGGCGGGGACGGGACCGTCTCCTCCGTGGCGAGAGAGTTGAACGGTTACGGGGCAATCCTGAACATTATTCCAAAGGGCACCCAAAATAACATTGCATACAGCTTGAAAATTCCCTTCGATCTCGATTCTGCGATGCGGTTATCAAATTCGGGACAAGCTGAGACGGTTGACATTGGTTTGCTGACCAGCGGAAAAAAATATTTTTCTTTTCTGGAAGTGTGTTCAATCGGATTGATTTCCAGCGTATTTTCGTCTGCCGACGCGATCCAGCACGGGAATTTTCTCAGAATCAGCGACTTTATCTCAAAATTGGCAAAAACAAAGCCTGCTCAGTTCCACATGCTGGTCGATGATAAATATCAGCTCAACGGCACCGCATACTGCATCGTTGTTTCAAGCATGCCTTATATATTTCGCCATTACGAAGTCGGGCCGGCTCACGCCTACCGCGACGGCCTTTTGGACGTCTCTGTGTTTACAGACATGACAAAACTGGATTTAGCAGGCTGCGCCATAAAAATCAACAGCCTGGAAGATGAACGGATTCAGAGATTCTGCTCAAAAAAAATCGAACTGGATACTTTTCCGGACCTGCCCGTGATGGCCGACGGCGTTGATCTTGACTTAGGGCATATCAAAATCGAAGCACAACGGTCCTCTTTTCAAGTCATAACCGGATATAAATGA
- the dapA gene encoding 4-hydroxy-tetrahydrodipicolinate synthase encodes MNKFVEKYGQILLPLLTPFDENEAVAYDKYAELIEYLIRNDLCDSLIVTGTTGEASLLTFDERVKLFETAVKASAGRKPVIAGTGCASTKETVALTNEAVKLGIETCLVVCPFYNKPTQEGLYRHYKKLAESTKANIMLYNIPIFVGVNLEAETVHRLAAIPNIVGVKDEAGINPTQVTDFFLATKDVDPDFAIYNGDDVMLLPTIVQGAMGLVSGGAHIFGHEIRAIFKAFAEGDNEKAKELFVPIYRFCKSTGQNGRILPNSILRPAVEAVTGVRIGPARGPLAPATDEEMEVTLGILKEIGKL; translated from the coding sequence ATGAACAAATTTGTAGAGAAATACGGCCAGATCCTGCTGCCCCTGCTCACCCCGTTCGATGAAAACGAAGCTGTGGCATATGACAAATATGCCGAGCTGATCGAATACCTGATCCGGAACGATTTATGCGATTCTCTGATCGTCACGGGAACGACGGGAGAAGCTTCCCTTCTGACCTTCGACGAGCGGGTAAAGCTGTTCGAAACCGCCGTCAAGGCTTCCGCGGGACGCAAGCCCGTGATCGCCGGAACCGGATGCGCCTCCACAAAGGAAACCGTCGCCCTGACCAACGAGGCCGTAAAACTGGGCATTGAAACCTGCCTGGTCGTCTGCCCGTTCTACAACAAGCCCACCCAGGAGGGCCTGTACCGGCATTACAAGAAGCTGGCAGAATCCACGAAAGCGAACATCATGCTGTACAACATTCCCATCTTCGTCGGGGTGAATCTGGAGGCCGAAACGGTCCATCGTCTCGCGGCCATCCCCAACATCGTCGGGGTCAAGGACGAAGCCGGAATCAATCCGACCCAGGTGACCGACTTCTTCCTGGCGACCAAAGACGTGGACCCCGATTTCGCCATTTACAACGGCGACGACGTCATGCTGCTGCCCACCATCGTACAGGGAGCCATGGGCCTGGTTTCCGGCGGCGCCCATATCTTCGGCCATGAGATCCGCGCGATCTTCAAAGCCTTCGCCGAAGGCGACAACGAAAAAGCAAAAGAGCTGTTCGTGCCGATCTACCGCTTCTGCAAATCCACGGGCCAGAACGGCCGCATCCTCCCCAACTCCATCTTGCGCCCCGCTGTCGAAGCCGTGACCGGCGTCAGGATCGGTCCCGCCCGCGGCCCGCTGGCCCCCGCTACCGACGAAGAAATGGAAGTCACTCTCGGCATCCTCAAAGAAATCGGAAAACTGTAA
- a CDS encoding KpsF/GutQ family sugar-phosphate isomerase, protein MLQKESRQAVDLFLASAKKEFSDFADKLGGGTYEKAAEMILDAQRNGNRLHITGIGKPGHVSAYMASLLSSTGNPCYFLHGTEAVHGSCGQLVAGDVVICISNSGETAELKATAIAVRNNGCKLIAVTGNPQSWLGTYCDACLYAGVKEEGGPLNRAPRNSILAELLTLQALSVALQAERGWNPEQYVRCHPGGKLGQLKENEK, encoded by the coding sequence ATGCTACAAAAGGAAAGCAGGCAGGCTGTGGATCTGTTCCTGGCTTCTGCCAAAAAAGAATTTTCCGACTTTGCCGATAAACTTGGCGGCGGCACCTATGAAAAAGCCGCTGAAATGATCCTGGACGCCCAGAGAAACGGCAATCGTCTCCATATCACCGGGATCGGCAAACCCGGGCACGTCTCCGCGTACATGGCATCCCTGCTGTCCTCCACCGGCAACCCCTGCTATTTTCTCCACGGCACCGAAGCCGTTCACGGCTCCTGCGGCCAGCTGGTGGCGGGAGACGTGGTGATCTGCATTTCCAACAGCGGAGAAACGGCGGAGCTGAAAGCCACGGCCATCGCGGTCCGCAACAACGGCTGCAAGCTGATCGCCGTCACAGGCAACCCTCAAAGCTGGCTTGGAACTTACTGCGACGCCTGCCTGTACGCCGGTGTGAAGGAAGAGGGCGGTCCGCTGAACCGCGCGCCGCGGAATTCCATTCTTGCGGAGCTTTTGACGCTTCAGGCGCTTTCCGTCGCGCTTCAGGCGGAACGCGGCTGGAACCCGGAGCAGTATGTCCGTTGTCATCCCGGCGGGAAACTGGGACAGCTGAAGGAAAACGAGAAATAA
- a CDS encoding dihydrodipicolinate synthase family protein — protein sequence MSKKFEGIIPPIVTPFDEKGEIDEEKLRREMGLCMDAGADGLSVGGSTGEGPTLRDEELQKMIKIAKGYLSPEQSLVCGVMRTCTRDAVKAGFAAKEAGADAIMVTPTAYNVLVPNAEGMFDFYSTISKEVQLPIIIYNVIPQNTIYPDLFHRLLNETEYVMGIKQSVGGIQALYADLMEVGGQGRVYAATDDMIYSCFDLGAAGAISAILSVFPKESVEMWNCAKNGDHAKGLAIQKSLYQKWQCLGGNQFPIRIKYALKCLGRDCGYCRSPITYLPEDEKRVIENAFSK from the coding sequence ATGTCAAAAAAATTTGAAGGTATCATTCCGCCGATTGTCACGCCTTTCGACGAAAAGGGCGAAATCGACGAAGAAAAGCTTCGGCGTGAAATGGGGCTCTGCATGGACGCGGGCGCAGACGGCCTGAGCGTCGGCGGAAGCACCGGAGAAGGTCCGACTCTGCGTGACGAGGAACTTCAGAAAATGATCAAAATTGCCAAAGGTTATCTTTCGCCGGAACAGTCCCTGGTCTGCGGGGTGATGCGCACCTGCACCCGGGACGCGGTGAAGGCGGGTTTTGCCGCCAAAGAAGCCGGCGCGGACGCCATTATGGTGACCCCGACCGCCTACAACGTTCTCGTTCCCAATGCGGAGGGAATGTTCGACTTTTACAGCACCATTTCCAAAGAGGTGCAGCTTCCCATCATTATCTACAACGTGATTCCGCAGAACACGATCTATCCGGATCTGTTCCACCGTTTGCTGAATGAAACCGAGTACGTGATGGGAATCAAGCAAAGCGTCGGCGGCATTCAGGCGCTGTACGCGGATCTGATGGAAGTCGGCGGGCAGGGCCGCGTTTACGCCGCCACGGACGACATGATCTATTCCTGCTTTGATTTGGGAGCCGCCGGCGCCATTTCCGCGATTCTTTCCGTTTTCCCGAAAGAATCCGTGGAAATGTGGAACTGTGCTAAAAACGGCGACCATGCGAAGGGCCTTGCAATCCAAAAGTCCCTTTATCAAAAGTGGCAGTGCCTGGGTGGGAATCAGTTCCCGATCCGCATCAAATACGCTTTGAAATGTCTCGGCAGGGACTGCGGTTATTGCAGAAGTCCGATTACGTATTTGCCAGAAGACGAAAAAAGGGTCATTGAAAACGCTTTTAGTAAATAA
- a CDS encoding TRAP transporter large permease has protein sequence MFEFGIATLILIVTILVGLPIAFSIGVATIVYMLMTNPANILVIPIRMFSGINSFTLMALPLFMFAAEIMVRTGISSKLFDFVRMTAIGKKRGGLAYVNILASTIFGSISGAALSDIAGLGRIEIDAMEEDGYDKNFSCAITAASSIESPLIPPSNIAILYAGTMSLSVGAVLYAGFIPGLILAGTQMLYVLLNAKRLNLPKHAKTYTREEKRAIRISGWIAMGMPLIILIGITGGFFTPTEAAAMAVLYALIVGIFVFKNLTVKMVVDSLWNAAVTTANLFLITSISAVFAWAIGLQNIPQQLAAFMTGISSNRYIILLIINIILLIVGMWMETSAAVLLFAPILAPIAVAMGVSPIHFAVIMIVNLTIGLITPPVGVVLYATSSVGRIKFEDLVKSILPFLALSFIALFIITMFPQVSLFLPSLLGLGQ, from the coding sequence ATGTTTGAATTTGGCATAGCGACTTTAATTCTGATCGTGACGATCCTGGTTGGGCTTCCCATCGCTTTTTCCATCGGCGTTGCAACGATCGTATATATGCTGATGACCAACCCGGCAAATATTTTGGTCATCCCGATCCGGATGTTCTCCGGCATCAACTCTTTTACACTGATGGCGCTGCCGCTGTTCATGTTCGCCGCGGAGATCATGGTGCGCACGGGCATCTCCTCAAAGCTGTTCGACTTTGTCCGGATGACGGCGATCGGCAAAAAACGGGGCGGGCTCGCCTACGTGAACATTCTCGCCAGCACGATCTTCGGCAGCATCTCAGGCGCGGCCCTGTCCGATATCGCCGGCCTCGGCAGGATTGAAATAGACGCAATGGAGGAAGACGGCTACGACAAAAATTTCTCGTGTGCCATAACCGCCGCGTCTTCCATCGAGAGCCCTCTGATTCCCCCCAGCAACATCGCCATTTTATATGCGGGGACCATGTCCCTCTCTGTGGGCGCCGTCCTGTACGCGGGCTTCATCCCCGGACTGATCCTGGCGGGCACGCAGATGCTGTATGTCCTGCTGAACGCAAAGCGGCTTAATCTGCCAAAACATGCGAAAACATACACCAGGGAAGAAAAGCGCGCGATCCGCATCAGCGGCTGGATCGCCATGGGCATGCCCCTGATTATCCTGATCGGCATCACCGGCGGCTTTTTCACACCCACAGAGGCGGCCGCGATGGCAGTGCTGTACGCTCTGATCGTAGGAATCTTTGTGTTCAAAAATCTCACGGTCAAAATGGTCGTCGACTCCCTCTGGAACGCGGCGGTGACAACGGCAAACCTGTTCCTGATCACCTCGATCTCCGCGGTGTTCGCCTGGGCGATCGGCCTCCAGAACATACCTCAGCAGCTTGCCGCGTTCATGACCGGCATCTCGAGCAACCGCTACATCATTCTTCTGATTATCAATATCATTCTTCTGATTGTCGGCATGTGGATGGAGACCTCGGCGGCGGTGCTGCTGTTTGCCCCGATCCTCGCACCCATTGCGGTCGCGATGGGCGTCAGCCCGATCCATTTCGCCGTCATCATGATCGTAAACCTTACGATCGGCCTGATCACGCCTCCCGTCGGCGTGGTGCTGTACGCGACGTCTTCGGTCGGCAGAATAAAATTCGAGGACCTCGTCAAATCCATCCTGCCATTTCTCGCGCTGTCCTTTATCGCTCTGTTTATCATCACAATGTTCCCGCAGGTAAGCCTGTTCCTGCCTTCGCTCCTGGGGCTTGGCCAGTAA
- a CDS encoding RbsD/FucU domain-containing protein produces MLTIDCIHPELMRVLSLLGHGDKVLIADGNYPLASKTGDAEKIWLGLRPGQPAVTDVLETLLHVIRVEQAEVMSPGDDSTPEIFGEFQKLLGGMELAKLGRFEFYDACGEKTLRLAISTGEKRTFANILLTVGVA; encoded by the coding sequence ATGTTGACCATAGACTGCATCCATCCCGAACTGATGCGGGTGCTTTCACTGCTGGGACACGGCGATAAAGTTCTGATCGCCGACGGCAACTACCCGCTGGCTTCCAAAACAGGAGACGCGGAAAAGATCTGGCTGGGCCTGCGGCCCGGACAGCCTGCCGTCACCGATGTTCTGGAGACGCTGCTGCATGTCATCCGCGTGGAACAAGCGGAAGTCATGAGCCCGGGCGACGATTCCACGCCGGAAATTTTCGGCGAGTTTCAGAAACTGCTGGGCGGCATGGAATTGGCCAAGCTGGGGCGATTTGAATTTTACGACGCATGCGGCGAAAAGACGCTGCGGCTGGCAATTTCCACCGGAGAGAAACGCACCTTCGCCAACATTCTCCTCACCGTCGGCGTGGCATAG
- a CDS encoding TRAP transporter small permease — MNKVRKIWDVVDEFLEFINSMVRIFCVAALAGMTLVVLVQVFTRMIPGIKAPTWTEEMSRYIMIYVAFIGASNGIRQWNNISVDFIFTRLPRIPRLIVDVVIHLTILVFWCLVVYWGYIYFPKVGGRQFSASMGFPLLYAQMSLIIGGVLSILQTIGKTVELLMGGLKDV, encoded by the coding sequence ATGAACAAAGTCCGGAAAATATGGGACGTAGTGGATGAATTTTTGGAATTTATCAATTCCATGGTCCGAATCTTCTGCGTGGCAGCACTGGCGGGCATGACACTTGTCGTGTTGGTGCAGGTATTTACCCGAATGATTCCAGGGATCAAGGCGCCGACCTGGACCGAGGAAATGTCCCGATACATCATGATCTACGTTGCGTTTATCGGCGCCAGCAACGGGATCCGGCAGTGGAACAACATCAGCGTCGATTTCATATTCACCCGCTTGCCCCGGATCCCCCGCCTGATCGTCGACGTCGTGATCCATCTGACAATTTTGGTGTTCTGGTGCCTGGTTGTTTACTGGGGATATATCTACTTCCCCAAGGTCGGCGGAAGGCAATTCAGCGCCTCCATGGGATTTCCGCTTCTTTACGCACAGATGTCGCTGATTATAGGCGGGGTGCTGTCGATTTTGCAGACAATCGGGAAAACGGTCGAACTGCTGATGGGAGGTCTCAAGGATGTTTGA
- a CDS encoding GerW family sporulation protein, which yields MDQLEISENVDTLFHSLENFTQNEGVIGKPVTQGNKTLMPVVSVTIGYGGGNASMKSQMNAAASNNGSSNTGSGALGLGAKLNTEAVIVFDSQSQDISMLPMNPNGASQIVDKIPQIISNMNQGKQGNTQTQQPQG from the coding sequence ATGGATCAATTGGAGATATCTGAAAACGTCGACACTTTATTCCACAGTCTGGAAAATTTTACGCAGAATGAGGGCGTTATCGGGAAACCCGTCACACAGGGAAACAAAACGCTGATGCCCGTCGTCTCCGTAACGATAGGCTACGGGGGCGGAAACGCCTCCATGAAGAGCCAGATGAACGCCGCCGCCTCAAACAATGGGAGTTCCAACACCGGCTCCGGAGCACTTGGGCTTGGGGCCAAGCTGAATACGGAAGCAGTGATCGTTTTCGACAGTCAGAGCCAGGACATTTCCATGCTTCCCATGAATCCTAACGGAGCAAGTCAGATCGTTGACAAGATTCCGCAGATCATCTCTAACATGAATCAGGGTAAACAGGGCAATACTCAAACACAGCAGCCCCAGGGCTAA
- a CDS encoding ribokinase, translated as MGLKRPKILVVGSFMMDLIASAPRVPSMGETVIGTSFRTAPGGKGANQAVQCARLGASVTMAGCVGGDAFGREMTDAAKESGVDVSHVKISKEHSSGVGNIQLEISEHGARNRILVVPGANFDLTPGDLKWMKDEIGQFDLLMLQLELTMPVVKYAAACAHAAGVPVMLNPAPAAPLDAELLKCVTYLSPNEHEAALLAGLPLRADSGAVNREDLKKVTGALRAKGVDRVIVTLGGNGSAIAGAEGIRYTPCVSMPDVKDPTAAGDSFVAAFCTGITAGLPEREALAFASHAAAITVSRMGAMPSLPTAAEVQALLRERGYTGFDPAELNAFL; from the coding sequence ATGGGTTTAAAAAGGCCGAAGATCCTTGTGGTCGGCAGTTTTATGATGGACCTGATCGCCTCCGCGCCCCGGGTCCCGAGCATGGGAGAAACCGTCATTGGAACATCCTTCCGCACCGCACCCGGCGGCAAGGGCGCAAACCAGGCCGTGCAGTGCGCACGGCTCGGCGCCTCCGTCACAATGGCGGGCTGCGTGGGCGGCGACGCTTTTGGCCGTGAGATGACGGACGCCGCAAAGGAATCCGGCGTGGATGTTTCCCACGTCAAGATCAGCAAGGAGCATTCCTCCGGCGTGGGCAACATTCAGCTGGAGATCAGCGAACACGGCGCCAGGAACCGCATTCTTGTGGTGCCCGGCGCCAACTTTGACCTGACTCCCGGCGACCTGAAATGGATGAAAGACGAAATCGGCCAGTTCGATTTGCTTATGCTTCAGTTGGAACTGACGATGCCCGTTGTAAAATATGCGGCCGCCTGCGCTCATGCCGCCGGCGTGCCTGTCATGCTGAATCCGGCCCCCGCGGCGCCTCTGGACGCGGAGCTGCTGAAGTGTGTCACCTACCTCTCCCCCAACGAGCATGAAGCCGCGCTGCTGGCCGGCCTGCCTCTGAGGGCAGACAGCGGCGCCGTCAACCGGGAAGACTTAAAAAAAGTCACCGGTGCGCTGCGGGCAAAGGGAGTGGACCGCGTGATCGTCACACTGGGCGGGAACGGGTCCGCAATCGCCGGTGCGGAGGGCATCCGGTATACCCCCTGCGTCAGCATGCCGGACGTAAAAGACCCCACCGCCGCCGGAGATTCCTTCGTGGCGGCCTTCTGCACCGGCATCACCGCCGGCCTGCCGGAACGGGAAGCGCTGGCATTTGCCTCCCACGCCGCCGCGATCACCGTATCCCGCATGGGGGCGATGCCCTCGCTGCCCACGGCGGCGGAGGTGCAGGCCCTGCTGCGCGAACGCGGATACACCGGGTTCGATCCCGCCGAATTGAACGCCTTTCTGTAA
- a CDS encoding TRAP transporter substrate-binding protein has product MKSRKFTAKIVSMLMCALVIMAFPISTFAASGSSTANPSSAAGTAKDNSKVVKLAFTDSPTLKVGDMTIYHPSYAAMLAFKGAFEKSTGGEYTVDLYPNGVLGDASSTIEQMLAGTLTGSTPADGTLSSFAPDIQVFTIPYLFSNPTAAYDVLDGDFGTQLFDKIAKDTRIRIIAAYDNGGYRNFTNSKRPIKTAADMKGLKIRVMESPVYIKMIEALGATATPIAFLELYSALQTGVVDGQENSAVTTLGSSLNEVQKYCTLDGHLLGLAFLTISEDWYESLDAATQAKVDEAGKEATLASRGTCRYAEALAIDTLTKKGVEVYSPNEKELETFKVCQAPVIEYLKSNLKDPSLVDELQTAIKNVNTNGTAANTSSSGNSAAASAANSSSPSGGSNTGIIIAVVAVLLIIVLFAFSRKKGKKQE; this is encoded by the coding sequence TTGAAAAGCAGAAAGTTTACCGCAAAAATCGTTTCCATGTTGATGTGTGCTCTGGTGATCATGGCATTCCCTATTTCCACCTTCGCAGCGAGCGGAAGCAGCACGGCAAATCCAAGCAGCGCAGCGGGCACGGCCAAAGACAACTCGAAGGTTGTAAAACTTGCGTTTACGGATTCTCCCACATTAAAAGTTGGCGATATGACGATCTATCATCCGTCCTATGCCGCCATGCTGGCTTTTAAGGGGGCCTTTGAGAAATCCACCGGCGGCGAGTATACGGTCGATCTGTATCCGAACGGCGTTTTGGGAGACGCGTCGTCCACCATTGAACAGATGCTGGCCGGAACCCTTACCGGCAGCACTCCCGCGGACGGCACCCTGTCATCATTCGCGCCGGATATCCAGGTGTTTACGATCCCCTATCTGTTTTCCAACCCCACCGCCGCCTATGATGTTCTGGACGGCGATTTTGGCACTCAGCTGTTTGACAAGATTGCAAAAGACACCAGGATCCGCATTATTGCCGCCTACGATAACGGCGGTTATCGGAACTTTACCAACAGCAAGCGCCCGATCAAAACGGCCGCAGACATGAAGGGATTAAAGATTCGCGTCATGGAAAGCCCGGTGTACATAAAGATGATCGAAGCGCTGGGCGCCACCGCGACCCCGATCGCATTCCTGGAGCTGTACAGCGCATTGCAGACGGGCGTTGTGGACGGACAGGAAAACTCCGCCGTCACCACCCTTGGCTCCTCCTTAAACGAAGTTCAGAAATATTGCACCCTGGATGGGCACCTCCTTGGCCTTGCTTTCCTTACAATCAGCGAGGACTGGTACGAGAGTCTGGACGCCGCCACCCAGGCGAAGGTTGACGAAGCCGGCAAAGAGGCGACCCTGGCCTCGCGCGGCACCTGCCGTTACGCCGAGGCGCTGGCGATTGACACTCTGACGAAAAAAGGCGTTGAGGTCTACTCCCCGAACGAGAAGGAACTGGAAACCTTTAAGGTCTGCCAGGCTCCCGTCATCGAATACCTGAAGTCGAATCTGAAAGATCCCAGCCTGGTAGACGAACTCCAGACTGCAATTAAGAATGTGAATACAAACGGAACGGCTGCGAATACTTCCAGCTCCGGGAACTCGGCAGCCGCGTCTGCAGCGAATTCCTCCTCGCCATCGGGCGGAAGCAACACCGGCATCATCATCGCCGTCGTCGCGGTTCTGCTGATTATCGTCCTCTTCGCATTCTCCCGCAAAAAGGGCAAAAAACAGGAATAA
- a CDS encoding SDR family NAD(P)-dependent oxidoreductase, producing the protein MNLMLDGKVVVVTGGATGIGKSIARAFAEEGCKIAVGARRKEKLDEVQREFESLGYPVFTKQMNVACERDVAEFSEAVSAAFGRIDVWVNNAGQTCHDRMDEVSLEFWRQVIDTNLTGVFLGSKYAARQMRKTGGGVIFNAGSFQSIFPAAGSGPYGAAKAGVCSLTRSFAAEYAKDNIRVLTYIPGVIETPMTKIDNWAVATGQQGNIPVNRLGRPEDIANAVVFLASDKASYINGVSVEITGGKFCVQNPRYSWDHP; encoded by the coding sequence ATGAATCTCATGTTGGACGGAAAAGTAGTTGTAGTCACAGGAGGAGCCACCGGGATCGGGAAGTCCATAGCACGCGCTTTCGCGGAAGAAGGCTGCAAAATTGCGGTCGGCGCGCGGCGGAAGGAAAAACTGGACGAAGTGCAGCGCGAATTCGAATCGCTGGGATACCCTGTTTTCACCAAACAGATGAATGTTGCCTGTGAGCGGGATGTCGCCGAATTCTCCGAGGCGGTGTCGGCCGCCTTTGGCCGGATCGATGTCTGGGTCAACAACGCGGGGCAGACCTGTCATGACCGGATGGATGAGGTGAGTTTGGAATTCTGGCGCCAGGTCATCGATACGAACCTCACCGGGGTCTTTCTCGGCAGCAAATACGCGGCCAGGCAGATGCGCAAAACGGGCGGCGGGGTCATTTTTAACGCCGGGTCCTTTCAGTCGATTTTTCCGGCGGCCGGCTCCGGACCCTACGGCGCGGCCAAAGCAGGTGTCTGCAGCCTGACCCGTTCTTTTGCCGCGGAATACGCGAAAGACAACATCCGGGTTTTAACTTATATCCCCGGCGTGATCGAGACCCCCATGACAAAAATAGACAATTGGGCTGTGGCGACGGGGCAGCAGGGGAACATTCCCGTCAACCGGCTTGGAAGGCCGGAGGATATCGCCAATGCGGTCGTTTTTCTGGCCTCGGACAAGGCGAGCTACATCAACGGGGTAAGCGTTGAGATCACGGGGGGCAAATTCTGTGTGCAAAATCCCAGATATTCCTGGGATCATCCCTGA